A single genomic interval of Macadamia integrifolia cultivar HAES 741 chromosome 6, SCU_Mint_v3, whole genome shotgun sequence harbors:
- the LOC122082857 gene encoding pentatricopeptide repeat-containing protein At5g42310, chloroplastic-like isoform X3, which yields MWSCRGTFSCCFLSDTMKSSRRKVNISMGACGHNFQSPPKSPSLSTFHGFSFHNSSRKCKKLSFYSTPINGVEEEIGLLISQRSSITKRESKCEQSDMFGDGEEFSFELYENSICSCCKLGEIDKSMFLLSQMDAIGFHPSLMCYICLIEALGSVGRTLEADALFQEMRWSGFEPTIRAYNVILKGFFKKGLLGLADRVLVEMDHLGMKRNQETYEILLDYYVHAGRLEDTQLIISEMKQRHLQLNTNVYSKVIGLYRDNGMWKKAVNIMREMREMGLSLDRRIYNSIIDSFGKYGELDQAVEVFENMQREGIKPNIVTWNSLIRWHCKAGDLTGALEFFSKMQEQGLYPDPKIFITIISSLGEQGKWDIIKNNFESMKSRGLQKSGVIYAVLVDIYGQYGRFQGAENCLLALKSEGLKPTASLFCTLANAYAQQGLCEQTVKVLQLMEQEGIEPNLIMLNLLINAFGVAGRYLEALSIFHHIKESGACPDVVTYSTLMKAFIRARKYEEVSRIYKEMESAGCTPDRKAREMLQTAAMVLDQKNGG from the exons ATGTGGAGCTGCAGGGGTACCTTCAGTTGCTGCTTTCTTTCTGATACAATGAAAAGCTCCAGAAG GAAAGTGAATATTTCCATGGGAGCATGTGGTCACAATTTTCAGTCACCCCCTAAATCACCATCATTATCAACCTTCCATGGATTCTCATTTCATAACAGTTCCAGGAAATGCAAGAAATTATCGTTTTACTCAACACCAATCAATGGCGTGGAAGAAGAAATTGGTTTATTGATTTCTCAGAGATCTTCAATTACCAAAAGAGAGTCAAAATGTGAGCAATCAGACATGTTTGGGGATGGTGAAGAATTTTCTTTTGAACTATATGAAAATTCAATCTGTAGCTGCTGTAAATTAGGTGAGATTGATAAATCTATGTTTTTACTTTCTCAAATGGATGCCATAGGATTTCACCCCAGTTTGATGTGCTACATTTGTTTGATTGAAGCCCTTGGAAGTGTTGGTCGGACTCTTGAAGCAGATGCTCTTTTCCAGGAAATGAGGTGGTCTGGATTTGAGCCGACAATAAGAGCTTATAATGTTATTCTTAAGGGATTCTTCAAGAAAGGGCTTTTAGGGCTTGCAGATAGGGTTTTGGTTGAAATGGATCATTTAGGCATGAAAAGGAATCAAGAAACGTATGAGATTCTTCTAGATTACTATGTCCACGCTGGGCGATTGGAAGATACCCAGTTGATTATAAGTGAGATGAAGCAGAGACATTTACAACTGAACACTAATGTCTATAGCAAGGTTATTGGTCTTTATAGGGACAATGGGATGTGGAAGAAAGCAGTAAACATCATGAGAGAAATGAGGGAAATGGGGTTATCACTTGATAGGAGGATCTATAATAGCATAATTGATTCATTTGGGAAGTATGGTGAGCTGGACCAAGCTGTAGAAGTCTTTGAAAACATGCAAAGAGAaggcataaaaccaaatattGTGACATGGAATTCTTTGATTCGGTGGCATTGTAAGGCTGGGGATCTCACTGGAGCTCTTGAATTCTTTAGTAAGATGCAAGAACAAGGGTTGTATCCAGATCCCAAGATCTTTATTACCATCATCAGTAGTTTGGGGGAGCAAGGGAAATGGGATATCATAAAGAACAATTTTGAGAGTATGAAAAGCAGAGGGCTTCAAAAGAGTGGAGTCATTTATGCAGTCTTAGTAGATATCTATGGGCAATATGGGAGATTTCAAGGTGCTGAAAATTGTCTGTTGGCTTTGAAGTCAGAAGGTCTAAAGCCTACAGCTAGCCTATTTTGTACGTTAGCAAATGCTTATGCTCAACAG GGATTATGTGAACAAACGGTTAAGGTACTACAACTGATGGAACAGGAAGGAATTGAACCAAACCTTATAATGCTGAATTTGCTGATCAATGCATTTGGTGTTGCTGGAAGATATTTAGAGGCCCTGTCAATTTTTCACCACATAAAGGAAAGT GGTGCTTGTCCTGATGTGGTTACCTACAGTACACTCATGAAGGCATTTATTAGAGCCAGGAAATATGAAGAG GTTTCAAGAATCTATAAGGAAATGGAATCTGCTGGGTGCACGCCGGATAGGAAAGCAAGGGAGATGCTACAGACGGCAG